A window of Zingiber officinale cultivar Zhangliang chromosome 5A, Zo_v1.1, whole genome shotgun sequence contains these coding sequences:
- the LOC121979645 gene encoding putative CCR4-associated factor 1 homolog 8 codes for MSNVVEQSLVIEDLLRYFPIVAIDTEFPGFLRDTPRHTSDEQRYADVKHNVDGTSIIQFGLALFDASGNQPWPGCCWQFNFADFDPDLSASSPNSIRLLQESGHDLHKNRRNGIKSAQCYSLLRHKLFRGHNAKYITFHGLYDAAYLMKVLTAGRPLPDTLPEFLFEAGNILGELYDLKHVANSCPGLLGGELGLTKLARLVELKAEGVAHQAGFDSMVIGLVFTEMKKRWEIEKAQFVMVLYGVEKACVEFKIKASIERAQRLSSLPPLLQWLPPVHGVVNYHPPANDATISVEQTIIPQLPLPQSSSVVVNYSSPGLLPLPQSSSVVVNYSSPGLLPLPQSSSVVVNYSSPGLLPASDPPFNPVQPVQYYFYSWPYPMQFMHYFT; via the coding sequence ATGAGCAATGTGGTGGAGCAGTCTCTAGTAATCGAGGATCTCCTTCGTTATTTCCCTATCGTTGCCATCGACACTGAGTTTCCCGGCTTCCTCCGTGACACTCCCCGCCACACCTCCGATGAACAACGCTACGCCGACGTGAAGCACAATGTCGACGGCACCAGCATCATTCAATTCGGCCTCGCCCTGTTCGATGCTAGTGGCAACCAGCCATGGCCCGGTTGTTGCTGGCAATTCAACTTCGCCGACTTCGACCCCGACCTCAGTGCTTCCTCGCCCAACTCCATCCGCCTCTTGCAGGAGAGCGGCCACGACCTGCATAAGAACCGCCGCAACGGCATCAAGTCGGCGCAATGCTACTCTCTTCTTCGCCACAAGCTGTTCCGCGGCCACAACGCCAAATACATAACTTTCCATGGACTCTACGACGCCGCTTACCTGATGAAGGTGCTCACCGCCGGAAGACCACTCCCTGACACTCTGCCGGAGTTTCTATTCGAAGCTGGAAATATTTTAGGCGAACTGTACGACCTGAAGCACGTGGCTAATTCTTGCCCCGGGCTCCTTGGCGGCGAGCTCGGCCTCACAAAGTTGGCCAGGTTGGTGGAACTAAAAGCAGAGGGCGTTGCGCATCAGGCCGGCTTCGACAGCATGGTGATCGGATTGGTGTTCACCGAGATGAAGAAGAGATGGGAGATCGAGAAGGCGCAATTTGTCATGGTGCTGTACGGGGTGGAGAAAGCTTGCGTGGAGTTCAAGATCAAGGCGAGTATCGAGAGGGCACAACGACTCAGCAGTCTTCCTCCCCTGCTGCAATGGCTCCCGCCGGTCCATGGCGTCGTCAATTATCATCCTCCTGCGAATGATGCAACGATTTCTGTAGAACAGACGATCATCCCGCAGCTGCCGCTGCCGCAGTCGTCTTCGGTGGTCGTCAATTACAGCTCTCCTGGGTTGCTGCCGCTGCCGCAGTCGTCTTCGGTGGTCGTCAATTACAGCTCTCCTGGGTTGCTGCCGCTGCCGCAGTCGTCTTCGGTGGTCGTCAATTACAGCTCTCCTGGGTTGCTGCCGGCGAGCGATCCTCCGTTCAACCCAGTGCAACCGGTGCAGTATTACTTTTATTCTTGGCCTTACCCAATGCAGTTCATGCACTATTTCACCTAA